The Akkermansia sp. N21116 genome includes a region encoding these proteins:
- a CDS encoding FAD-dependent protein: MNDDREPLYADVVLPLEQAGDDLARRRAAAEKLGVEPGRIMGVRLRKESLDARHRPVRVQLRLEVGVDVELPEESLPVRSYPHVKEGAPVVLIVGFGPAGMFAALRCLELGARPVVLERGKDVSSRRFDLAPIMRQGVVNEESNYCFGEGGAGTFSDGKLFTRATKRGPVREIYETFVAHGAPAEILTDAHPHIGSNLLPNVVKAIRCSVLAAGGEIHFQAKVSGLIRGKDGRSLRGVVCADGRVFESGAVILATGHSARDVYRLLQREGILMERKPFAVGVRIEHPQSFIDGHQYHLRAGEERSPLLPAARYNLSTKIAGRGVHSFCMCPGGFIVPAATENDEVVVNGMSLSRRDSPFANSGFVVTVEPEDTNEFEKEHGVLSGIAYQKRLEQATSAAGGGLQKAPAQRVKDFLKGKVSKSLLETSYFPGLTAWPLHELLPGEVMWRMRDGLLLFDHKMRGYAGEVAQLIGCETRTSSPVRVPRLAGSLEHPYLSGLFPCGEGAGYAGGIVSAAMDGLRSAEAAVGKLLSP, encoded by the coding sequence ATGAATGATGACCGGGAACCATTGTATGCCGATGTCGTCCTGCCCTTGGAACAGGCGGGGGACGATCTTGCCCGCAGGAGAGCTGCCGCCGAAAAGCTCGGTGTGGAGCCGGGGAGGATTATGGGAGTACGCCTCCGCAAGGAATCCCTGGATGCCCGGCATCGGCCGGTTCGCGTCCAGTTAAGGCTGGAGGTTGGGGTGGATGTTGAACTGCCGGAGGAGTCTCTTCCGGTGCGTTCCTATCCGCATGTGAAGGAGGGAGCGCCTGTAGTGCTTATTGTAGGCTTTGGTCCGGCGGGGATGTTTGCCGCGTTGCGCTGTCTGGAACTGGGGGCGAGACCTGTGGTGTTGGAACGCGGGAAGGATGTATCTTCCAGACGGTTCGATCTGGCTCCGATCATGAGGCAGGGGGTGGTGAATGAAGAGTCGAACTATTGTTTCGGCGAAGGGGGGGCGGGAACGTTTTCCGACGGCAAGTTGTTTACCCGTGCGACGAAACGGGGGCCTGTTCGTGAAATTTACGAGACTTTTGTCGCCCATGGTGCTCCGGCGGAGATTTTGACGGATGCCCATCCGCATATCGGTTCCAATTTGTTGCCGAACGTTGTGAAGGCGATTCGGTGTTCGGTGTTGGCAGCCGGTGGAGAAATTCATTTCCAGGCGAAGGTATCGGGATTGATCCGGGGAAAGGACGGGAGATCTCTGCGTGGCGTGGTATGTGCCGACGGAAGAGTCTTCGAGTCCGGAGCCGTGATTCTAGCAACGGGGCACAGCGCCCGCGATGTGTATCGCCTGCTGCAGAGGGAAGGGATACTTATGGAGCGGAAGCCATTTGCTGTCGGTGTACGCATCGAGCATCCTCAGTCGTTTATCGACGGACACCAGTACCATTTGAGAGCTGGTGAAGAAAGATCCCCCCTCCTTCCTGCGGCGAGGTATAATCTTTCGACGAAAATCGCGGGGAGGGGCGTCCATTCATTTTGCATGTGCCCGGGAGGTTTCATTGTCCCGGCTGCAACGGAGAATGACGAGGTGGTGGTCAATGGAATGTCGTTGTCGCGCCGGGATTCTCCTTTTGCCAATTCCGGATTCGTGGTGACGGTGGAGCCGGAGGATACGAACGAATTCGAGAAGGAACACGGTGTGCTGTCCGGCATTGCCTATCAGAAACGCCTGGAACAAGCTACTTCGGCGGCAGGAGGCGGGCTTCAAAAGGCTCCGGCACAGCGTGTGAAGGATTTTTTGAAAGGGAAGGTCTCGAAGTCTCTTTTGGAGACGAGTTATTTTCCCGGTCTTACGGCATGGCCTCTGCATGAATTGCTTCCCGGCGAGGTAATGTGGCGTATGCGAGACGGTTTGCTCCTGTTCGACCACAAGATGCGCGGCTATGCCGGCGAGGTTGCGCAATTGATCGGATGCGAGACGAGGACGAGTTCCCCGGTGAGGGTACCGAGGCTTGCTGGCTCGCTGGAACATCCGTATCTTTCTGGACTTTTCCCTTGCGGGGAAGGAGCCGGATATGCGGGAGGAATCGTGTCTGCTGCGATGGACGGCCTCAGATCCGCTGAGGCGGCCGTCGGGAAGCTCTTGTCTCCATAG
- a CDS encoding Minf_1886 family protein has translation MNSSPFDQAIMQIVHRDPRYAPEAYHFLREALDFTLERVIRAEGGLGRHVKGRELLEGIRDYALQEYGPMAYTVLEQWNIKAGIDIGRIVFNLIDAEIFSKEDSDSIDDFDGVMNLKNALEQPYRPTP, from the coding sequence ATGAATTCCTCTCCGTTTGACCAAGCCATTATGCAGATTGTCCATCGGGATCCCCGGTATGCGCCGGAGGCTTACCATTTTCTACGCGAAGCATTGGATTTCACGCTGGAACGTGTGATCCGCGCAGAGGGAGGGCTGGGCCGCCATGTGAAGGGAAGGGAATTGCTGGAAGGCATCCGCGATTATGCGTTGCAGGAGTATGGCCCGATGGCGTACACGGTGCTGGAACAGTGGAATATCAAGGCGGGAATTGATATTGGTCGCATTGTTTTTAATTTGATAGACGCCGAGATATTCAGCAAGGAGGATTCCGATTCCATTGATGATTTCGATGGCGTGATGAACTTGAAGAATGCCTTGGAGCAACCGTATCGACCTACACCGTAA
- a CDS encoding PDZ domain-containing protein: MLCISCSQHVPVPPGAPPIDAINPVDGTPMAIAWYEDTPLKMGVDTGATQEAILFSPAVTELGKRIRGKGTMQSANVSVSLTERGPHLAETVDVSIVKTAPYDGLLGWATINKYVWNLDIPKGHHQFSETLPARVKRWDHLKLVPKSDYAQIRDPKGRTIIIDTGAPYAIYIARKDWKAFKLDYPDAPVSVYSGFSPAAGGYYAYESTLISSYKIGDLELRNVVACESFADKGVMNTDKDIDIMLGIEAFYRREAWLDGPGNTLYFSSPRTSQYIRSSFNLVGATFIPDKNGNPPCKAFVAEWSPAWNAGLRTGDILVSMNGRKHLDYSVLDYITMQEGAEATVTVQRKNKLITVEWTVPPRPEPGDYHPTPEAVTPEDYERLQAIHEFIDSVNKTVPDQQPPSDNDSSPHPERLP; this comes from the coding sequence ATGCTCTGCATCTCATGTTCTCAGCATGTTCCGGTCCCTCCGGGAGCCCCTCCCATTGATGCCATCAACCCTGTTGACGGTACTCCGATGGCCATCGCCTGGTATGAAGACACCCCTCTGAAAATGGGCGTCGATACAGGGGCAACGCAAGAAGCCATCCTCTTCTCACCAGCCGTCACCGAACTCGGAAAAAGAATCCGCGGGAAGGGTACCATGCAATCTGCCAATGTCTCCGTTTCCCTCACCGAACGTGGTCCCCACCTCGCGGAAACCGTTGATGTTTCCATCGTCAAAACAGCTCCCTACGACGGCCTCCTCGGCTGGGCGACAATCAACAAATACGTCTGGAACCTCGATATTCCGAAAGGACACCATCAATTCAGCGAGACTCTTCCCGCCCGCGTCAAACGCTGGGACCATCTCAAGCTCGTTCCCAAGTCCGACTATGCACAAATCAGGGATCCCAAAGGGCGGACCATCATCATCGACACTGGAGCTCCCTACGCCATTTACATCGCCCGCAAAGACTGGAAAGCCTTCAAACTGGACTATCCCGATGCCCCCGTCTCCGTGTACAGCGGCTTCTCCCCCGCAGCCGGAGGTTACTATGCCTATGAATCGACCTTGATCTCCTCGTACAAAATCGGAGATCTGGAACTACGTAATGTCGTCGCCTGCGAAAGCTTCGCCGACAAAGGAGTCATGAACACCGACAAGGACATCGACATCATGCTCGGGATCGAAGCCTTTTACCGCCGGGAAGCCTGGCTTGACGGCCCGGGCAACACTCTTTATTTCAGTTCCCCGAGAACATCCCAGTACATCCGGTCCTCGTTCAACCTCGTCGGAGCCACCTTCATCCCCGATAAAAATGGCAATCCGCCCTGCAAGGCATTCGTCGCGGAATGGTCTCCGGCCTGGAATGCCGGACTCCGCACCGGAGACATACTCGTCTCCATGAACGGACGCAAACATCTTGACTACTCCGTCCTCGACTACATCACCATGCAGGAAGGAGCCGAAGCCACCGTCACCGTCCAACGCAAAAACAAGCTCATCACCGTCGAATGGACTGTCCCCCCTCGCCCCGAACCGGGAGACTACCATCCCACTCCCGAAGCTGTCACCCCCGAAGACTACGAACGCCTCCAGGCCATTCACGAATTCATTGATTCCGTCAACAAAACAGTTCCCGATCAACAGCCTCCTTCCGACAATGACTCCTCCCCCCACCCCGAACGACTTCCGTAA
- a CDS encoding M60 family metallopeptidase, protein MNALSLSLIAFSFCTLCFAEPGVSTNLSGRSPAMASATPEDAFHKNFRTQVYEAYQPLKSLASQLKTGTYNQYENPTGIYFQAGDTIIVNVATDIGEESPRLLIMDFGPDGKGKKDYPLKTGENKITAEVPGLGYISYYSDHYKTAPKLKITIQGGKANGYFDPVKHSNREWKKLLAEAVSPILDIKGRKIQLAFPVQALKEQCPDNGLELIGLYDRIVALEHNFMGLGKYKRTPKNRMFARVIWKGYMYADGIGAAFNNNTMRKVANVDNIKANSWGIAHELGHVNQVRPGFKWVCTTETTNNLYSLWISYNFAKGKINQEARKAKDWDGNKLIGGGINCYLHAALIAGEQWLCQRGPDRQANYEFDGDHGSKLLPLWQLHQYFNIAAMGNRDFYGDILERIRTSNDKGLSDGDHQLNFMKYACDVSKKNLTPFFKAVGMLKPIDKRLIDYRKAQLTITQEQCDAIEAYAKRYPLPASPVIYYISSGTTDFYKKRLAVKGLFNQGITEQGRTRTINHDIWKNAVAFETYAGEELTHIAVWGTNSEDKSSTLVQYPEGSTRIEAVSWDGKRTLVTGTRPTQSKRAPAATASL, encoded by the coding sequence GAGTTTCCACCAATCTATCCGGCAGATCTCCGGCAATGGCATCCGCAACGCCGGAAGACGCTTTCCATAAAAACTTCAGGACTCAAGTCTATGAAGCATACCAGCCTTTGAAATCCCTGGCTTCGCAACTCAAAACAGGAACCTACAACCAGTACGAAAATCCCACCGGCATCTACTTCCAGGCAGGCGATACAATTATCGTCAATGTTGCCACAGACATAGGGGAAGAATCTCCCAGGCTCCTCATCATGGATTTCGGGCCGGACGGAAAAGGAAAAAAAGACTATCCTCTCAAAACAGGCGAAAATAAAATCACGGCCGAGGTGCCGGGGCTCGGTTATATCTCGTACTATTCCGACCATTACAAAACGGCGCCCAAACTCAAAATAACCATTCAGGGAGGCAAAGCCAACGGATATTTCGACCCGGTCAAACACTCGAATCGGGAATGGAAAAAACTCCTTGCCGAAGCCGTATCCCCCATCCTCGACATCAAGGGGCGGAAAATCCAACTTGCCTTCCCTGTCCAGGCCCTCAAGGAACAATGTCCGGACAACGGTCTGGAGCTTATTGGACTCTATGATCGCATCGTCGCACTCGAACACAACTTCATGGGACTCGGCAAATACAAGCGCACCCCGAAGAACCGCATGTTCGCCCGCGTCATTTGGAAGGGCTACATGTATGCCGACGGCATCGGAGCCGCTTTCAACAACAACACCATGCGGAAAGTAGCCAATGTAGACAACATAAAAGCCAATTCATGGGGAATCGCCCATGAATTGGGTCATGTCAACCAGGTTCGCCCCGGATTCAAATGGGTATGTACCACGGAAACCACCAATAATCTCTACTCCCTTTGGATTTCCTACAACTTCGCCAAAGGCAAGATCAACCAGGAAGCACGGAAAGCTAAAGACTGGGACGGAAACAAACTCATCGGCGGCGGTATCAATTGCTACCTCCATGCGGCCCTAATTGCCGGTGAACAATGGCTCTGTCAACGCGGACCGGACCGCCAGGCCAATTACGAATTCGATGGTGACCATGGTTCCAAACTTCTTCCCCTCTGGCAGCTCCATCAATACTTCAACATCGCAGCCATGGGTAACAGAGACTTCTATGGAGACATCCTCGAACGTATCCGTACATCTAATGACAAAGGCCTCTCCGACGGGGACCACCAACTCAACTTCATGAAGTACGCCTGCGACGTTTCCAAGAAAAATCTCACGCCATTCTTCAAAGCAGTCGGCATGCTCAAACCCATTGACAAACGCCTGATCGACTATCGCAAAGCCCAGTTGACCATCACTCAGGAGCAGTGCGATGCCATCGAAGCATACGCCAAACGCTATCCCCTTCCGGCATCCCCCGTTATCTATTACATCTCTTCCGGCACCACGGATTTCTATAAAAAACGCCTCGCTGTCAAAGGTCTCTTCAATCAGGGAATCACGGAACAGGGTCGTACCAGAACCATCAACCACGACATTTGGAAAAACGCCGTTGCATTTGAAACATACGCCGGAGAAGAACTGACCCATATTGCTGTCTGGGGAACAAACTCCGAAGACAAATCCAGCACCCTCGTCCAGTATCCCGAAGGCTCCACACGCATCGAAGCCGTCTCATGGGACGGGAAGCGCACGCTTGTCACCGGAACCAGGCCGACCCAAAGCAAGAGAGCTCCTGCCGCCACGGCCTCCCTTTAA
- a CDS encoding agmatine deiminase family protein, whose protein sequence is MSEKNFRWPAEWEQQDAVWLSWPHRRDLWQGGLDRLQQTFGRVAAAIVPHARVCVNASCDLHDGIRSVLAGLGVGEESFSLYDHPTNDVWCRDHGAIFVKDEAADGLVAVDWQFNAWGGKFPPWDLDNGIPRRMAEALGVPRVESPMILEGGAIEGNGAGLLLTTEAVLLNPNRNKEWNREEIENELKSKLGIESVFWLGSGIEGDDTDGHIDDMVRFVKEDAVVSIVEENPRSPHYRVLAENNERLGDMRTVAGSRVEVIPLPMPDPILVQDWRLEQLPASYANFLIVNDAVIVPIFMQERNDDRALGILREAFPGKKVCGVDARLLVVEGGAIHCITQQQPAVSVSR, encoded by the coding sequence ATGAGTGAAAAGAATTTCAGATGGCCCGCCGAATGGGAACAGCAGGATGCGGTATGGCTTTCCTGGCCGCATCGCAGGGATTTGTGGCAGGGCGGCCTTGACCGCTTGCAGCAGACGTTTGGTCGTGTTGCTGCGGCAATTGTACCGCATGCCCGGGTGTGCGTGAATGCCTCTTGCGATTTGCATGACGGGATCCGTTCCGTGTTGGCTGGCCTCGGGGTGGGGGAAGAATCGTTCTCCCTGTACGATCACCCGACCAATGATGTATGGTGCCGTGACCATGGCGCGATTTTTGTGAAGGATGAGGCTGCGGATGGCCTGGTAGCGGTAGATTGGCAGTTTAATGCATGGGGGGGCAAGTTTCCACCCTGGGATTTGGATAACGGGATTCCGCGTCGGATGGCGGAGGCCCTGGGTGTGCCTCGTGTCGAATCTCCGATGATTTTGGAAGGCGGCGCGATCGAAGGTAATGGCGCCGGGCTTTTGTTGACGACGGAGGCGGTTTTGCTGAATCCCAACAGGAATAAGGAATGGAACCGGGAAGAGATTGAGAATGAATTGAAATCGAAGCTGGGCATCGAGTCCGTATTCTGGCTGGGTTCCGGGATTGAGGGGGACGATACGGATGGACATATCGACGATATGGTGCGTTTCGTGAAGGAAGATGCCGTGGTATCTATTGTGGAAGAGAACCCGAGGTCGCCGCATTACCGCGTTTTGGCTGAGAACAATGAACGGCTGGGTGACATGCGCACTGTTGCAGGAAGCCGGGTGGAGGTTATTCCCCTGCCAATGCCGGATCCGATCCTCGTGCAGGACTGGAGATTGGAACAGTTGCCTGCCAGTTATGCCAATTTCCTGATTGTAAACGATGCCGTGATTGTGCCTATCTTCATGCAGGAACGTAATGACGACCGTGCCCTGGGGATTCTGCGGGAGGCGTTTCCCGGCAAGAAGGTATGCGGTGTAGATGCCCGCCTGCTTGTTGTGGAGGGGGGAGCTATCCATTGTATAACCCAGCAGCAACCTGCAGTTTCCGTAAGCCGATGA